A genomic region of Bradyrhizobium sp. ORS 278 contains the following coding sequences:
- a CDS encoding ABC transporter permease — MSSARAGTTPWLLAAPGALLFTALVVVPLVLTLILSFHVYDTATGVRDETTLTHYTTILTDSYFLNIFWRTLRLSALTTLICAVIGAPEAYILSRMREPWRSIFLLAIIGPLLVSVVVRTFGWSMLLGPTGLVNEAFRALGLGAIKILYTETAIVIALVHVMLPFMVIPVWTSLQKLDPMVEAAAWTLGASRFTALRRVVLPQVTMGLLSGSLVVFGLSASAFAIPALLGGRRLKMAATLVYDEYMHELNWPLGAAIAILVLVINLVILLAYQRVVEARARRTLG, encoded by the coding sequence ATGAGCAGCGCACGCGCCGGCACGACGCCCTGGCTGTTGGCCGCCCCCGGCGCGCTACTGTTCACCGCGCTCGTGGTCGTGCCGCTCGTACTTACCTTGATCCTGTCGTTCCACGTCTACGACACGGCGACTGGCGTCAGAGACGAGACCACGCTGACTCACTACACGACCATCCTCACCGACAGCTACTTCCTCAACATCTTCTGGCGCACCTTGCGGCTATCAGCGCTGACGACCCTGATCTGCGCCGTCATCGGCGCGCCCGAGGCCTACATCCTGTCGCGCATGCGCGAGCCCTGGCGTTCGATCTTCCTGCTCGCGATCATCGGGCCGCTGCTGGTCTCGGTCGTGGTGCGGACCTTCGGCTGGAGCATGCTGCTCGGTCCTACAGGCCTCGTCAACGAGGCGTTCCGCGCGCTCGGCCTGGGCGCCATCAAGATCCTCTACACCGAGACCGCGATCGTCATCGCGCTGGTCCATGTGATGCTGCCGTTCATGGTGATCCCGGTCTGGACCTCGCTGCAGAAGCTTGATCCGATGGTGGAAGCCGCCGCCTGGACGCTCGGCGCCTCCCGCTTCACCGCGTTGCGCCGGGTGGTGCTGCCGCAGGTGACGATGGGTCTGCTGTCGGGCAGCCTCGTCGTGTTCGGCCTCTCGGCGTCAGCCTTCGCGATTCCCGCGCTGCTCGGCGGCCGCCGGCTGAAGATGGCGGCGACCCTGGTCTATGACGAATACATGCACGAGCTGAACTGGCCGCTCGGCGCCGCGATCGCGATCCTGGTGCTGGTCATCAACCTCGTCATCTTGCTGGCCTATCAGCGTGTGGTCGAAGCCCGCGCGCGCCGGACATTGGGGTGA
- a CDS encoding ABC transporter permease, translating to MHRNGPIALLFHTLVVGFVLAPLIVICLVAFTPANTLTLPTTQFSLRWFTAVFAHPDFVASFLNSLWVAAIAATIAVVLAVAAGLALDRYDFRGSAALNALFLSPLMIPHLVLGVALLRLFALLGATGSLVWLTAGHIVVITPYVLRLVLAALSGLDRSAEQAAVTLGASAWIVFRRITVPMILPGITGGWLLAFINSFDELTMSIFITSPATVTLPVRMYMYATESIDPMMAAVSALMIAVTAAAMLLLDRIFGLDKILVGQG from the coding sequence ATGCACCGCAACGGCCCGATCGCCTTGCTGTTCCACACGCTCGTCGTCGGCTTCGTGCTGGCGCCGCTCATCGTGATCTGCCTCGTCGCGTTCACGCCCGCCAATACGCTGACCTTGCCGACGACGCAATTCTCGTTGCGTTGGTTCACGGCCGTATTTGCGCATCCGGACTTCGTCGCCTCGTTCCTCAACAGCCTGTGGGTCGCAGCGATTGCGGCGACGATTGCTGTGGTGCTCGCGGTTGCCGCGGGCCTCGCGCTCGACCGCTACGATTTCCGCGGCAGCGCCGCGCTGAACGCACTGTTTCTGTCGCCGCTGATGATCCCGCATCTCGTACTCGGCGTCGCGCTGCTGCGGCTGTTCGCACTGCTGGGCGCCACCGGCAGTTTGGTCTGGCTGACGGCGGGCCACATCGTCGTCATCACCCCTTACGTGCTGCGACTCGTGCTGGCCGCGCTGTCCGGGCTCGACCGCAGCGCCGAGCAGGCGGCGGTGACGCTCGGCGCCTCCGCCTGGATCGTGTTCCGACGCATCACCGTGCCGATGATCCTGCCCGGCATCACCGGAGGCTGGCTGCTCGCCTTCATCAATTCCTTCGACGAGCTCACGATGTCGATCTTCATCACCTCGCCGGCCACCGTCACTCTGCCGGTCCGCATGTACATGTACGCGACCGAGTCGATCGATCCGATGATGGCCGCGGTGTCGGCGCTGATGATCGCGGTGACGGCGGCGGCGATGCTGCTGCTCGACCGCATCTTCGGACTCGACAAAATCCTCGTGGGCCAGGGCTGA
- a CDS encoding (2Fe-2S)-binding protein, producing MPLLHRLVRTDSPVIFFTLNGVPCEGRDGDTVLTAVLCHAERLRESEFSGSARAGFCQMGACQDCWVQLDTGERVRACTTPLSEGMHIVTQRRRSHG from the coding sequence ATGCCGCTGCTGCATCGCCTCGTCCGTACCGACAGCCCGGTGATCTTCTTCACCCTCAACGGCGTGCCTTGCGAAGGCCGCGACGGCGATACCGTGCTGACCGCCGTGCTATGTCACGCCGAGCGCCTGCGCGAGAGCGAATTCTCAGGCTCGGCCCGCGCCGGCTTCTGCCAGATGGGGGCCTGCCAGGATTGCTGGGTGCAACTCGACACCGGCGAGCGTGTGCGCGCCTGCACGACGCCGCTGAGCGAAGGCATGCACATCGTTACCCAGCGGAGGCGCAGTCATGGCTGA
- a CDS encoding NAD(P)/FAD-dependent oxidoreductase, with protein MAERAPPLILGAGPAGIRAAIRLAAAGLRPVVVDENHACGGQIYRQPLIPDGRDDRARYGSEAPKAVRLHRDFVALGRDVDYRPNTLLWNLRDGAADILRDGVNHRVSYDGLILATGATDRVLPIPGWTLPGVFTLGGAQIALKAQGCAIGRRVVFAGSGPLLYLVAWQYMKAGVEIVAVLDAAPLSAKFNLLRALPLAPDLVLRGIRMTAELALRGTRVHLGVSDLRIEGERRVERILYRAGGREHAIACDGVGYGLNLRSETQAADLAGCAFRFDPRDRAHLPLRDSSGRSSVAGVYLAGDGARIAGADAAKAAGERAALALLEDRGLPHDAARAATLERTLATIDRLRDALEAAFPFTAHWVADIADDTLLCRCEEISAGEARRAIDDFALTEMNRLKAVTRIGMGRCQGRMCGAAAAELLAAQANRNIGAVGRLRAQAPIKPIPLAVSLSTDEKQHDPAH; from the coding sequence ATGGCTGAGCGCGCACCGCCGTTGATCCTCGGCGCCGGCCCGGCCGGCATCCGCGCCGCGATCAGGCTCGCCGCCGCCGGTTTGCGGCCCGTCGTGGTCGACGAGAACCACGCCTGCGGCGGCCAGATCTATCGCCAGCCGCTTATCCCCGACGGGCGTGATGACCGCGCGCGCTACGGTTCGGAAGCTCCGAAGGCCGTACGGCTGCATCGCGACTTCGTGGCGCTCGGCCGTGATGTCGACTACCGGCCGAACACGTTGTTGTGGAATCTGCGCGACGGCGCCGCCGACATTCTCCGCGACGGCGTCAATCATCGCGTGAGCTACGACGGCCTGATCCTCGCCACCGGCGCAACCGATCGCGTGCTGCCGATTCCCGGCTGGACCTTGCCCGGCGTGTTCACGCTGGGTGGCGCGCAGATCGCGCTGAAGGCGCAGGGCTGCGCGATCGGCCGGCGGGTGGTGTTCGCCGGCTCCGGCCCGCTGCTCTATCTCGTCGCCTGGCAATACATGAAGGCCGGCGTCGAGATCGTGGCTGTGCTCGACGCCGCGCCGCTGTCGGCGAAATTCAATCTGCTGCGGGCGCTGCCACTGGCGCCTGATCTCGTGCTGCGCGGCATACGCATGACGGCGGAGCTGGCGCTGCGCGGCACGCGCGTGCACCTCGGCGTCTCCGATCTTCGCATCGAAGGCGAGCGCCGGGTTGAACGCATCCTCTATCGGGCCGGCGGACGGGAGCACGCGATCGCCTGCGATGGCGTGGGCTATGGCCTCAACCTGCGCTCCGAGACGCAAGCCGCCGATCTCGCCGGCTGTGCGTTCCGCTTCGACCCCCGCGACCGCGCGCATCTGCCGCTGCGCGATTCCAGCGGTCGCAGCAGCGTTGCTGGAGTCTATCTCGCCGGCGACGGCGCGCGCATCGCCGGCGCGGACGCGGCTAAAGCAGCGGGCGAACGCGCCGCGCTGGCGCTGCTGGAAGACCGCGGCCTGCCGCATGACGCCGCGCGGGCCGCCACGCTCGAACGCACGCTTGCGACAATCGATCGTCTGCGCGACGCGCTCGAAGCCGCGTTTCCGTTTACTGCGCATTGGGTCGCCGACATCGCCGACGACACGCTGCTATGTCGCTGCGAGGAGATCAGCGCCGGCGAGGCGCGGCGCGCGATCGATGACTTCGCGCTCACCGAGATGAACCGTCTGAAGGCCGTCACGCGCATCGGCATGGGCCGCTGTCAGGGGCGTATGTGCGGCGCCGCTGCAGCGGAGCTGCTGGCCGCTCAGGCGAACCGCAACATCGGCGCGGTTGGCCGGCTGCGCGCGCAGGCCCCGATCAAGCCGATTCCATTGGCCGTCAGCCTGTCCACCGACGAGAAGCAGCATGACCCGGCGCATTGA
- a CDS encoding FAD-binding oxidoreductase, with translation MTRRIDCDVAIIGGGLVGSSAALALRGMGFSVTLLDKGFCGAQASGVNYGGVRRQGRPPEQLPLSQRSHAIWPRLKQLIGIDGEFLRSGHLKLARTPEDMASLERYAAEVAPFGLDLELVGHNQLSERFGIAGGVVGGSFCAGDGHANPRLVSTAFAAAARRAGAEVLENTRVIGATTANGGFALEAEGVAITARTLINSAGAWADSFAAAFNEPVPLERTYPSMIVTEPLDPFLSVNIGIEGGGIYARQVTRGNVVVGGERAAPLADPDYSRPRSDGALAIMRRASELFEPLRHAQAIRFWSGTEATMSDRNPVIGPSATTPGLIHAFGFSGAGFQIAPGVGEVLAELVRDGRTATPIDAFTISRFSPASQPGDAPSLKTG, from the coding sequence ATGACCCGGCGCATTGACTGCGATGTCGCGATCATCGGCGGCGGGCTCGTCGGCAGCTCCGCGGCGTTGGCGCTGCGCGGCATGGGTTTCTCGGTTACCTTGCTCGACAAGGGGTTCTGCGGCGCGCAGGCGAGCGGCGTGAACTATGGCGGCGTGCGCCGTCAGGGCCGTCCGCCCGAGCAATTGCCGCTGTCGCAGCGCTCGCACGCGATCTGGCCGCGGCTGAAACAACTCATCGGCATCGACGGTGAATTCCTGCGCTCCGGCCATCTCAAGCTGGCGCGGACGCCCGAGGATATGGCGAGCCTGGAGCGCTATGCCGCCGAGGTCGCGCCGTTCGGACTCGATCTCGAACTGGTCGGCCACAATCAGCTCAGCGAGCGCTTCGGCATCGCCGGCGGCGTCGTCGGCGGCTCGTTTTGTGCTGGCGACGGCCATGCCAATCCGCGGCTGGTTTCGACGGCGTTTGCCGCGGCGGCGCGCCGCGCGGGTGCGGAGGTGCTGGAGAACACCAGGGTCATTGGTGCCACCACCGCGAACGGCGGCTTTGCGCTGGAGGCCGAGGGCGTCGCCATCACCGCGCGCACGCTGATCAACAGCGCGGGCGCCTGGGCCGACAGCTTTGCGGCTGCATTCAACGAGCCGGTGCCGCTGGAGCGCACCTATCCGTCGATGATCGTGACCGAGCCGCTTGATCCGTTCCTGTCCGTCAACATCGGCATCGAAGGCGGCGGCATCTATGCGCGCCAGGTGACGCGCGGCAATGTCGTGGTCGGCGGCGAGCGCGCCGCGCCGCTCGCGGATCCGGATTATTCGCGCCCGCGCAGCGACGGCGCCCTCGCGATCATGCGGCGCGCCAGCGAGCTGTTCGAACCACTGCGCCACGCGCAGGCGATCAGGTTCTGGAGCGGCACCGAGGCGACGATGTCCGACCGCAATCCGGTGATCGGCCCGAGCGCGACGACGCCGGGACTCATCCACGCCTTCGGCTTCTCCGGCGCCGGCTTCCAGATCGCGCCGGGCGTAGGCGAGGTCCTCGCCGAACTGGTGCGCGATGGCCGGACCGCGACGCCGATCGACGCATTCACGATCAGCCGTTTCTCACCCGCATCGCAGCCGGGCGATGCTCCCTCCCTGAAGACAGGATAA
- a CDS encoding ABC transporter substrate-binding protein, translating to MIHARAALGSAFALMLATSVAHAETKTLYVGMNGGNFERTYTQAVFPDFEKANDVKIVVVPGTSSEILAKAIAAKDKPQMHVMFLDDGVMIRAAGLGLCEKLKPSEALGQLEPFARLKDDVAAGIDIGMTGLAYNKKLFDEKGWSAPTSWLDLADPKYKDKVVFQSASVSTFGLHAFLMFNRIQGGSEANVEPGFKAFPDSIGKNVLEYIPNSAKISEMVQTGEAAIFPLTPTAVATLKEKGIAVEYAQPKEGSVVLMVAQCVIANNSEAELAQKLAAYLLSPDAQAKALAAGNIVPSNTMAKATTPAAEQKLATFHTYMKSAVTLDWDVINTKRAEWNTRWNRMIER from the coding sequence ATGATCCATGCCCGTGCCGCGCTCGGCTCAGCCTTCGCGCTGATGCTCGCGACATCCGTCGCGCACGCCGAGACCAAGACGCTCTATGTCGGCATGAACGGCGGCAATTTCGAGCGCACCTATACGCAGGCGGTATTTCCGGATTTCGAGAAGGCGAACGACGTCAAAATCGTCGTCGTGCCCGGCACCTCGTCGGAGATCCTCGCCAAGGCGATCGCGGCGAAAGACAAGCCGCAGATGCATGTGATGTTTCTCGACGACGGCGTGATGATCCGCGCCGCCGGCCTCGGCCTGTGCGAGAAGCTGAAGCCGAGCGAGGCGCTCGGCCAGCTCGAGCCGTTCGCACGGCTGAAGGACGACGTCGCCGCCGGCATCGACATCGGCATGACGGGCTTGGCCTACAACAAGAAGCTGTTCGACGAGAAGGGCTGGTCGGCGCCGACCTCCTGGCTCGATCTTGCCGACCCCAAATACAAGGACAAGGTCGTGTTCCAGTCGGCCTCGGTCTCGACCTTCGGCCTGCACGCCTTCCTGATGTTCAACCGCATCCAGGGCGGCAGCGAGGCCAACGTCGAGCCCGGCTTCAAGGCGTTTCCTGACTCGATCGGCAAGAACGTGCTCGAATACATCCCGAACTCGGCCAAGATCTCCGAGATGGTGCAGACCGGCGAGGCCGCGATCTTCCCGCTGACGCCGACAGCGGTGGCGACCTTGAAGGAGAAGGGAATTGCAGTGGAGTACGCGCAGCCGAAGGAAGGCTCGGTCGTCCTGATGGTCGCGCAATGCGTGATCGCCAACAATTCCGAGGCCGAGCTGGCGCAGAAACTCGCCGCCTATCTGCTGTCGCCCGACGCCCAGGCCAAGGCGCTCGCCGCCGGCAACATCGTTCCGTCCAACACCATGGCCAAGGCGACGACGCCGGCGGCCGAGCAGAAGCTCGCCACCTTCCACACCTACATGAAGAGCGCCGTCACGCTGGATTGGGACGTCATCAACACCAAGCGCGCGGAGTGGAATACGCGCTGGAACAGGATGATCGAGCGGTGA
- a CDS encoding pyridoxamine 5'-phosphate oxidase family protein — MTERVASYPIDDTNRVKRRHQRAHYDHATVHALLDSAALCHVSYVIDGQPYCTPTLYWREGSTLYWHGSSASRMLRSLSEGQPACLTVTHLDSLVLARSAFHHSADYRSVMAFGHARLIEDQDEKARALTMMVDRLFPGRTASLRPTTDQELKATSVVTMEIEKASAKIRAAGVIDDEEDYALPIYAERIPLRTVIEPPEPDGRLLAGVTRPETLSVFRTGQRLDEALTETYATSYPAG; from the coding sequence ATGACCGAGCGGGTGGCGAGCTATCCCATCGACGATACCAACCGGGTCAAGCGGCGGCATCAGCGCGCGCACTACGACCATGCCACGGTGCACGCACTGCTGGACTCGGCCGCCCTTTGCCACGTGTCCTACGTCATCGACGGCCAGCCTTACTGCACGCCCACACTGTATTGGCGCGAAGGCTCAACATTGTATTGGCATGGATCGAGCGCCAGCCGGATGCTGCGCAGCCTCTCCGAGGGACAACCGGCCTGCCTGACCGTCACGCATCTCGACAGCCTGGTGTTGGCGCGCAGCGCCTTTCATCACTCCGCCGATTATCGCTCGGTGATGGCGTTCGGCCATGCGCGACTGATCGAGGATCAGGATGAGAAGGCTCGCGCGCTGACAATGATGGTCGACCGCCTGTTTCCGGGCCGCACCGCGAGCCTGCGCCCGACCACCGATCAGGAGCTCAAGGCCACGTCGGTGGTCACCATGGAAATCGAGAAGGCATCAGCCAAGATCCGCGCCGCCGGCGTCATCGACGACGAGGAGGACTATGCGCTTCCGATCTACGCCGAGCGGATTCCGCTGCGCACCGTAATCGAGCCGCCGGAGCCCGACGGCCGATTGCTGGCGGGTGTCACGCGTCCCGAGACACTCTCGGTTTTCCGAACTGGGCAGCGGCTGGATGAGGCGCTGACGGAGACGTATGCGACGAGCTATCCGGCGGGGTAG
- a CDS encoding PLP-dependent aminotransferase family protein — MQNKATTSRRRDDALALPIVLDRTIRSQSLQVHGALRSGIVGGLLASGLRLPSTRALAEQLGVRRNAIVAAYEALLSDGLVEARHGAGTYVAARLPTPQTAAPAAELEIRIPQTRPFALGVTLVDPVLLKRLAAASRRRIAQAAPAALGYADPRGSLHLRTQVAHYLAANRGVRCDPSCILIVSGTQHGLRLCIDALLTPGDAVWFEDPGYVASRHTLSTTGTKLVPVPVDGEGLVVSAGEKADARAKAVYVTPSHQFPTGVAMSMARRIALLDWARRADAYIFEDDYDSEYRFAGPPLTALAGIGGERVIYLGTFGKTLFAGLRLGYLVVPPALVARVVAARAAQDRFPPAFMQDALADLMTDGVIAAHMRRMRPRYRQARDVLTEALARHAKGSLLLSAPAQGLHLLATLPPGTAKGAARLIRERAGVECRLLSDARIVQRGLDGFILGYSGFAAKDLSDAARRLGRATQEVLRESSSPRGQKM; from the coding sequence ATGCAAAATAAGGCAACCACTTCGCGGCGCCGCGACGATGCGCTGGCGCTGCCCATCGTACTCGACCGTACGATCCGCAGCCAATCTTTGCAGGTGCACGGTGCGTTGCGCAGCGGCATCGTCGGCGGTCTGCTGGCTTCTGGCCTGCGGTTGCCGTCGACGCGCGCGCTCGCAGAGCAGCTCGGCGTCCGGCGAAACGCGATCGTCGCAGCCTATGAGGCTCTGCTGTCGGACGGTCTGGTGGAGGCGCGGCACGGTGCGGGCACCTATGTCGCTGCTCGGTTGCCGACGCCGCAGACGGCGGCTCCAGCCGCCGAGCTGGAGATCAGGATTCCGCAAACCCGGCCGTTCGCGCTCGGCGTGACGCTCGTCGATCCGGTCTTGTTGAAGCGGCTGGCCGCGGCAAGCCGTCGCCGGATTGCACAGGCCGCGCCCGCTGCGCTCGGCTACGCCGATCCGAGGGGTAGCTTGCATCTGCGCACGCAAGTCGCGCACTACCTTGCCGCCAATCGCGGCGTCCGCTGCGATCCGAGCTGCATCCTGATCGTCAGCGGCACCCAGCATGGCCTGCGGCTGTGCATCGATGCATTGCTGACGCCTGGAGACGCAGTCTGGTTCGAGGATCCCGGCTACGTCGCCTCGCGCCATACGTTGAGCACGACGGGGACGAAGCTGGTGCCTGTCCCGGTCGACGGCGAAGGCCTCGTTGTGAGCGCCGGGGAGAAGGCCGATGCACGCGCGAAGGCCGTCTACGTCACGCCCTCGCATCAGTTCCCCACGGGAGTTGCGATGAGCATGGCGCGTCGCATCGCGCTGCTCGACTGGGCACGGCGGGCGGACGCCTATATTTTCGAGGACGATTACGACAGCGAGTATCGCTTCGCCGGCCCGCCGCTGACCGCCTTGGCCGGCATCGGCGGGGAGCGCGTGATCTATCTCGGCACGTTCGGCAAGACGCTGTTCGCGGGATTGCGGCTCGGCTATCTCGTGGTGCCGCCCGCCCTGGTGGCCCGCGTGGTCGCTGCGCGCGCGGCGCAGGACCGGTTTCCGCCAGCCTTCATGCAGGATGCACTCGCCGACCTGATGACCGACGGTGTGATTGCAGCCCACATGCGGCGGATGCGTCCGCGTTACAGGCAGGCCCGCGATGTGCTCACCGAGGCGCTCGCCAGGCACGCCAAGGGATCTCTGCTGTTATCCGCGCCGGCCCAGGGCCTGCACCTGCTTGCGACATTGCCGCCGGGAACGGCGAAGGGCGCGGCGCGGTTGATTCGCGAGCGCGCCGGTGTCGAATGCCGCCTGCTGTCGGACGCGCGGATCGTGCAGCGCGGCCTGGACGGTTTCATCCTCG